The following are encoded in a window of Castanea sativa cultivar Marrone di Chiusa Pesio chromosome 5, ASM4071231v1 genomic DNA:
- the LOC142635163 gene encoding linoleate 13S-lipoxygenase 3-1, chloroplastic-like yields the protein MANVNREDQSIGNDISSEMPVTYKVNALVNVRYDRTEDVKEMMLHLFDAFSNSTQWVLILQLLSTEIDPRTMAPKRSKKTILDCSKNLAIGAQSATFKVQFVVDSAFGVPGAITVVNRYEKELFLESVIIEGVVRFSCNSWVQPGNIIAHKRIFFSDKPYLPWETPAGLKELREEELRQLSGNGKGLRVFSDRIYDYDMYNDLGNPDKGIEYARPTLGGEKNPYPRRCRTGRPPTNTDILAESLVQEPMQIYVPRDDAMERCKKEDFEVGKQKGMRRNFVPYLASIADRDAFKRFSDISGLYKKRSSHEMKSPLAKIIEKVQDYIEPYKFDAPMTISMDASCCLRDDEFGRQALAGTNPLSLERLKVFPPTSKLDPSIYGPHESALKEEHIIGHLNGLSIQQALEENKLYIIDYHDKILPFLNQVNCFDNRKAYATRTIFFLTPIGTLMPIVIELSLPPVDPNSPSKQVLTPPVDATTTWMWQLAKAHVCSNDCGVHQLVHHWLRTHACMEPFIISAHRQLSVMHPIYKLLHPHMRYTLKINALARQYLINVEGVIENDFTTGKHSMLISSAAYKDWWRFDLEGLPEDLIRRGLAARDPTQPHGLRLFIEDYPYANDGLLIWSAIEELVRTYVNYYYKDPSMVCSDSELQAWYYESINLGHEDLKNASWWPRLYSPEDLSSILTTLIWLASAQHAALNYGQYPYGGHIPTRPPLMRKLAPKEDDPEYAKFVADPEQYFLSALPSRFQSTRFMAMIDILSTHSIDEEYLGERKDLSTWSGDSEILEAFYRFSMEMKRIEKEIEKRNVDPNLRNRHGAGTTAYELLIPSSRHGVTCRGVPNSITI from the exons ATGGCGAATGTGAATCGTGAGGACCAATCTATTGGAAACGATATTTCTTCTGAGATGCCAGTGACATATAAGGTGAATGCTCTTGTGAATGTGAGATATGACAGGACCGAAGATGTGAAGGAGATGATGCTTCATTTGTTTGATGCTTTTAGTAATTCTACTCAGTGGGTTTTGATTCTACAACTTCTTAGCACTGAAATTGATCCAA GGACAATGGCGCCTAAAAGGAGCAAGAAAACCATACTAGACTGCTCCAAAAACCTAGCAATTGGTGCGCAGTCTGCTACTTTCAAAGTTCAGTTTGTAGTGGATTCAGCTTTTGGGGTGCCAGGAGCGATCACTGTAGTTAACAGATATGAGAAGGAACTCTTCTTGGAAAGCGTCATTATTGAAGGGGTAGTTCGTTTTTCTTGCAACTCTTGGGTCCAACCAGGAAACATTATTGCACATAAAAGGATCTTTTTTTCTGACAAG CCATATTTACCTTGGGAGACACCAGCAGGACTAAAGGAGCTAAGAGAAGAGGAACTACGACAACTGAGTGGTAATGGAAAAGGGCTTAGGGTATTTTCTGATAGAATATATGACTATGACATGTACAATGACCTAGGAAATCCAGATAAGGGAATTGAATATGCAAGGCCAACACTTGGAGGCGAAAAGAACCCATATCCTAGAAGATGTCGAACTGGACGTCCTCCTACGAATACTG ACATACTTGCGGAGTCACTAGTGCAAGAGCCCATGCAAATATATGTGCCCAGAGATGACGCGATGGAAAGGTGTAAGAAAGAAGATTTTGAGGTAGGTAAGCAGAAGGGGATGCGCCGAAATTTTGTTCCATACTTAGCCTCCATTGCAGACAGAGATGCTTTTAAGAGGTTTTCTGACATCAGTGgtctctataaaaagagatCTTCGCATGAAATGAAATCTCCATTGGCAAAGATTATTGAAAAAGTCCAAGACTACATTGAACCCTACAAATTTGACGCTCCTATGACTATCTCCA TGGACGCGTCTTGTTGCTTACGAGATGATGAGTTTGGTCGGCAAGCACTTGCAGGCACAAACCCTCTAAGCCTGGAAAGGCTAAAG GTTTTTCCACCTACAAGCAAATTGGATCCCTCAATCTATGGTCCCCATGAGTCAGCACTCAAAGAAGAGCATATTATAGGTCATCTAAATGGATTATCTATACAGCAG GCATTAGAAGAGAACAAGTTGTACATTATAGACTACCATGACAAGATCCTTCCATTTCTCAACCAAGTAAACTGTTTTGATAACCGAAAAGCCTATGCAACACgtacaatatttttcttgacaCCAATTGGAACTCTGATGCCTATTGTGATCGAGCTGAGTCTTCCACCAGTGGATCCAAATTCCCCTTCTAAGCAAGTCCTAACACCCCCAGTGGATGCTACCACAACTTGGATGTGGCAGCTTGCCAAAGCCCATGTTTGCTCCAATGACTGTGGTGTTCATCAACTTGTTCATCATTG GTTGCGCACGCATGCATGCATGGAGCCATTTATAATTTCCGCTCACCGTCAGCTAAGTGTGATGCACCCAATATACAAGCTTCTCCATCCTCACATGCGATACACATTGAAGATTAACGCATTGGCCCGTCAATATCTCATAAATGTTGAAGGGGTCATCGAGAATGACTTCACTACTGGTAAGCATTCCATGCTCATTAGCTCTGCTGCTTACAAGGATTGGTGGCGTTTCGATTTAGAGGGCCTTCCCGAAGATCTCATTAGAAG GGGTTTGGCAGCACGGGATCCGACCCAGCCCCATGGGCTAAGACTTTTCATTGAAGACTATCCTTATGCAAATGATGGGCTCCTAATATGGTCTGCCATTGAAGAATTGGTTCGGACCTATGTAAACTACTACTATAAAGACCCAAGCATGGTTTGTTCTGACTCAGAGCTCCAAGCTTGGTACTACGAGTCTATCAATCTAGGCCATGAAGATTTGAAAAATGCTAGCTGGTGGCCTAGACTCTATAGTCCAGAAGATCTTAGCTCTATACTCACCACTTTAATCTGGCTTGCCTCGGCTCAACATGCTGCGCTGAACTATGGGCAGTACCCATATGGAGGACACATCCCAACTCGTCCACCACTTATGAGGAAACTAGCGCCAAAGGAGGATGATCCAGAGTACGCAAAATTTGTGGCTGATCCAGAGCAATATTTCCTATCAGCATTGCCAAGTCGGTTTCAATCAACAAGGTTTATGGCAATGATTGATATACTGTCAACACATTCAATTGATGAGGAGTATCTTGGAGAACGAAAAGACTTGTCAACTTGGTCAGGGGACAGTGAGATCCTAGAGGCATTCTATAGATTTTCAATGGAGATGAAAAGGATTGAGAAGGAGATTGAAAAGAGAAATGTTGATCCAAACCTAAGGAATAGACATGGGGCTGGGACTACAGCGTATGAGCTGCTTATACCAAGCTCACGGCATGGGGTTACTTGTAGAGGGGTGCCTAATAGTATAACAATTTAG